The Metamycoplasma cloacale genome includes a region encoding these proteins:
- the rnc gene encoding ribonuclease III — translation MNNTFEEKIISLLNKLGIKLINKETVAVFAQALTHTSYSNEHKNCPNYQYLEFLGDALIQYVVTKEIFFQYKHLDEGKASKLRSSLVNRKILAQLATSLGIIDCIRYAKKSFNNGQNEKIVSDFFESFVAAIYITQGEKAMIEFIAIHLFPFIEEFIDNDLRDPKSEFQEYIQSYKNTTITYSNKPYNNGFESTLIVDGQIYGVGFGNSKKEAEKQAAQDALNKLK, via the coding sequence ATGAATAACACATTTGAAGAAAAGATTATTTCCTTATTAAACAAACTTGGTATTAAATTAATCAATAAAGAAACTGTTGCAGTTTTTGCACAAGCCTTAACCCATACTTCATATTCAAATGAACATAAAAATTGTCCTAACTATCAATATCTTGAATTTCTAGGTGATGCTTTAATTCAATATGTTGTAACAAAAGAAATATTCTTTCAATACAAACATCTAGATGAAGGTAAAGCAAGTAAATTAAGAAGTTCATTAGTTAATCGAAAGATTTTAGCTCAATTAGCAACTAGTTTAGGAATTATTGATTGTATAAGATATGCTAAAAAATCTTTCAACAATGGTCAAAACGAAAAAATCGTTTCAGATTTTTTTGAAAGTTTCGTAGCTGCAATATATATCACTCAAGGTGAAAAAGCAATGATTGAATTTATTGCAATTCATCTATTTCCATTCATTGAGGAATTCATTGATAATGATCTTCGTGATCCAAAAAGTGAATTTCAAGAATATATACAATCATATAAAAACACAACAATTACTTATTCAAATAAACCATATAACAATGGTTTTGAATCAACATTAATTGTTGATGGTCAGATCTATGGTGTTGGTTTTGGTAATAGTAAAAAAGAAGCAGAAAAGCAAGCTGCACAAGACGCTTTGAATAAATTGAAATAA
- the plsX gene encoding phosphate acyltransferase PlsX — translation MNRTIIFDTLNNDGGEIKAVLGANEFLKQNPNYKIILVGNEKTIQEHLLKDVVKQVEIVHQEQLVHKSSSLRDVIRNESSMLTAFDLLKEDKADAILSSGDSGSFVSLAALKIPRLAGVSRPAFMPIIPTVTNNNILLLDAGANIDIKSEYLLEWANVAVEYAKVLQSNNKIRVGILNIGVEEYKGTETLKNSYALFNENSSENFEFIGFVEPNDVINNKVDIVLSDGFNGNIFLKTMESTFLGIGHLLKQMIHSSCISKIGGFLLRKKLKKFKNRFDYRNIGGAYVIGLKKIVVKAHGGSDERAFLGALNQVKNAIESSIIDKINIEGDYE, via the coding sequence ATGAATAGAACGATCATTTTTGATACATTAAATAACGACGGTGGAGAAATAAAAGCAGTATTAGGTGCTAATGAATTTTTAAAACAAAATCCAAATTACAAAATCATTTTAGTTGGTAATGAAAAAACAATCCAAGAACATCTATTAAAAGATGTAGTTAAACAAGTTGAAATTGTTCATCAAGAACAATTAGTACATAAAAGCAGTTCTTTAAGAGATGTTATTAGAAACGAATCTTCAATGCTAACTGCTTTTGATTTACTAAAAGAAGATAAAGCTGACGCCATTTTATCAAGCGGTGATAGTGGTTCATTTGTATCACTAGCTGCTTTAAAAATTCCAAGATTAGCAGGTGTATCTAGACCCGCATTTATGCCAATTATTCCAACTGTTACAAACAACAATATTTTGCTATTAGACGCTGGTGCAAACATTGATATTAAATCTGAATATTTACTAGAATGAGCTAACGTAGCGGTTGAATATGCTAAAGTTTTACAATCAAACAACAAAATTAGAGTTGGAATTTTAAATATTGGTGTTGAGGAATATAAAGGAACTGAAACATTAAAAAATAGTTATGCTTTATTTAACGAAAACAGTAGTGAAAATTTTGAATTTATAGGTTTTGTTGAGCCTAATGACGTTATAAATAACAAAGTTGATATTGTATTATCAGACGGTTTTAATGGAAATATTTTCCTTAAAACAATGGAAAGCACTTTTTTAGGAATTGGTCATTTGCTAAAACAAATGATTCATTCAAGCTGTATTTCAAAAATCGGGGGTTTCTTGTTAAGAAAGAAATTAAAGAAATTCAAAAATAGATTTGATTACAGAAATATCGGTGGAGCATACGTTATTGGATTAAAGAAAATTGTTGTTAAAGCTCATGGAGGAAGCGATGAACGTGCGTTTCTTGGCGCTTTAAATCAAGTTAAAAATGCAATTGAATCAAGCATTATTGACAAAATTAATATAGAAGGAGATTATGAATAA